AGCGCATCTCCCAGGCCGAGGCGGACGAGCGCTACGACGACACCTCCATGTCCCGCCACCACACCTTCCTCTTCAACGTGGACGAGGACACCGTCATCGACGCCGCCTACGAGGGCAATGACGCGCGCTTCATCAACCACTCGTGCGACCCCAACTGCCAGGCCTTCCTCGAGGGGGACCGCATCTACATCTACGCCCTGCGCCCCATCGCCGAGGGCGAGGAGCTCTGCTACGACTACGCCTACGACCGCACCGAGGACATGGGCGAGGAGGAGGAGCAGCTCTACGTCTGCCGTTGCGGCGCCGCCACCTGCCGCGGCACCATCCTCGCCCCCAGTGAGGAGGAGAAGGCCCCCGCGCCCCGGAAGAAGTCCCCCGTGAAGGCCTCGAAGAAGAAGTCCTCCGGCTCCGCCCGCAAGCCGCCGGTGAACACCCGGAAGGGCAAGTCCTCCGCCAGATCCGGACGCTCCGGCCCGGGTACGGGAACGAAGTCCCGCTCCGGGACTCGTGCCGCCCGCGGTTGACGCGGTGCTTCTCGTTTCACGGTGGGAGGACGGGGACGGGTACCCTCTCCCCGTCCCTCTCCCGGAGGGAGAGGGGAGGTTGACTCGGCGTATGGGTGGGCGGCTCGGGGTGGATTGCTCCTGGCTCCGTCGGGCATGAACGGTGGACAGCAACGGTTGGAACGGGCACCGTCCACCCGCCTCGCGCCCCGGCACACGCTGGAGCCCGCGAGCGGTTGACTCCCACGGAGGCCTCTTTGTCTCTCTCCCTCATGGCGGCGCTCGCCCTCGCCGCCGCTCCCGCCAAGACGCAGCCGTACACCATCCAGGACCAGGTCTCGATGCGCCGGATCAGCAGTCCGAGCGCCTCTCCCGATGGCAAGCGCATCGCCTTCGTGCTGCGCTCCACCGACCTGGAAGCCAACAAGGGTCGCACCGACCTGTGGTTGATCAACGCCGACGGCAGTGGCCTGCGTCAGCTCACCCACTCCCCCGAGAGCGAGGGGCAGCCCGTCTGGAGCCCGGATGGTCAGAGCCTCTTCTTCCTCTCCTCGCGCGGGGGGTCCAGCCAGGTGTTCCGCCTGCCGCTGGATGGTGGCGAGGCCCAGAACGTCACGAAGCTGCCCCTGGACGTGGGCGCCTTCGCCCTGTCGCGGGACGGCAAGACGCTCGCCGTCGCCCTGGAGGTCTTCCCCGACTGCGCCACGCTGGAGTGCAACACCCAGCGGCTGAAGGCGAAGACGCAGCAGAAGAACACCGGCCGCGTCTACGACAAGCTGTTCGTCCGTCACTGGGACTCGTGGGCGGATGGCCGGCGCAACCACCTCTTCGTGCTGCCGGTGGACGGCAGCGCCGCCCCGCGTGACGTGATGGCGGGCATGGACGCCGACGGTCCCAGCAAGCCCTTCGGCGGCCCCGACGAGTTCACCTTCACCCCGGATGGCAAGGGGCTCGTCTTCACCGCGCGCGACGTGGGCAACACCGAGTCCTGGTCCACGGACCTGGACCTGTTCCTGGCCCCGCTGGACAAGCCCGGCACGCCGAGGAAGCTCACCGAGAAGAACCGCGCCACGGACACCCATCCCGTGTTCAGCCCGGACGGCAAGACGCTGGCGTACCTGGCCATGTCGCGCCCGGGCTTCGAGTCGGATCGGCTGCGCGTGGTGCTGCGCTCGTGGCCCGAGGGCAAGGAGCGTGTCCTGGCCGAGCCGTGGGACCGCTCGCCCGGCTCGCTCACCTGGATGCCGGATGGGAAGTCGGTGCTCGTCACGGCGGATGACATGGGCCAGCACCCCGCCTTCTCCATCGACGTGGCGAGTGGCCAGGTGCGTGCGATCAGCGGGAAGGGTGGTGCCGTCGATCCGCAGCCGGTGGCCGACGGCCGCGTCATCTTCCTGCGCGAGGATCTGAAGGCGCCCGCGGACCTGTACTCGGCGCGCGCGGATGGGAGCGACGTGCGTCAGCTCACGCGCGTCAACGAGGAGACCCTGGCCCGCATCCGCTTCGGTGACTACGAGCAGTTCGAGTTCGCCGGCTGGAATGGCGAGACGGTGCGGGGCTACGTGGTGAAGCCGGTCGACTTCGATGCGAAGAAGAAGTACCCGGTGGCGTTCCTCATCCACGGAGGCCCGCAGGGCAGCTTCGGCAACCGCTTCAACTACCGGTGGAACCCGCAGACGTACGCGGGCCGGGGCTACGCGGCGGTGATGGTCGACTTCCACGGCTCCACGGGCTACGGCCAGGCCTTCACGGACTCCATCAGCGGGGACTGGGGTGGCAAGCCGCTGGAGGATCTGCAGAAGGGCCTGGAGGCGGCCATCAAGCGCTACGGCTTCCTGGACGGTGACAAGGTGTGCGCGCTGGGGGCGAGCTACGGCGGGTACATGATCAACTGGATCGCCGGCCAGATGCCGGAGCGGTTCCGGTGCCTGGTGAACCACGACGGCAACCTCGACGAGAAGCTGGCGTACTTCAACACGGAGGAGCTGTGGTTCCCCGAGTGGGAGCACGGTGGAACGCCGTGGGACAAGCCGGAGGGGTACACGAAGCACAACCCGATCGATCACGTGGGGAAGTGGAAGACGCCGATGCTGGTCATCCACGGCGGGCAGGACTTCCGGGTGGTGGATACGCAGGGCCTGTCGACGTTCACGGTGCTGCAGCGGCGGGGGATTCCGTCCAAGCTGCTCTACTTCCCGGACGAGAACCACTGGGTATTGAAGCCGGCCAACAGCATCCAGTGGCACGAGACGGTGTTCGACTGGCTGGACCAGTGGGCGAAGGGCGGAAACAAGAAGCCGACGGGGCCGGCGGTGGTGCCGGTGGCGAAGGAAGCGCATTAGTCGAGAACATCCCCTCTCCCTCTGGGAGAGGGCCGGGGTGAGGGTCATGCCTCTCCTGGCCCTTTTCGCGTCAAATGGGCATAAGGTCGCGCGCTGGCGTGCCGGACGAGCCGGTGCGCCCTCAAGGAGGATTCATGAAGTCGCGTCCGTCTCGCCTGTTCGCCGCGCTGTTCGCCACCGTCCTGTCGCTGCACGTGTCCGGCTGCTTCGGCTCGTTCGCGTTGACGCGGAAGATCTACGGCCTCAACGAGAGTGTCTCGGACAACAAGTTCGTGCGGTGGCTGGTGTTCCTCGGCTTCAGCATCATCCCGGTGTACGCGGTGGGCACCTTCGTGGACGCCATCGTCTTCAACAGC
This is a stretch of genomic DNA from Archangium violaceum. It encodes these proteins:
- a CDS encoding alpha/beta hydrolase family protein: MSLSLMAALALAAAPAKTQPYTIQDQVSMRRISSPSASPDGKRIAFVLRSTDLEANKGRTDLWLINADGSGLRQLTHSPESEGQPVWSPDGQSLFFLSSRGGSSQVFRLPLDGGEAQNVTKLPLDVGAFALSRDGKTLAVALEVFPDCATLECNTQRLKAKTQQKNTGRVYDKLFVRHWDSWADGRRNHLFVLPVDGSAAPRDVMAGMDADGPSKPFGGPDEFTFTPDGKGLVFTARDVGNTESWSTDLDLFLAPLDKPGTPRKLTEKNRATDTHPVFSPDGKTLAYLAMSRPGFESDRLRVVLRSWPEGKERVLAEPWDRSPGSLTWMPDGKSVLVTADDMGQHPAFSIDVASGQVRAISGKGGAVDPQPVADGRVIFLREDLKAPADLYSARADGSDVRQLTRVNEETLARIRFGDYEQFEFAGWNGETVRGYVVKPVDFDAKKKYPVAFLIHGGPQGSFGNRFNYRWNPQTYAGRGYAAVMVDFHGSTGYGQAFTDSISGDWGGKPLEDLQKGLEAAIKRYGFLDGDKVCALGASYGGYMINWIAGQMPERFRCLVNHDGNLDEKLAYFNTEELWFPEWEHGGTPWDKPEGYTKHNPIDHVGKWKTPMLVIHGGQDFRVVDTQGLSTFTVLQRRGIPSKLLYFPDENHWVLKPANSIQWHETVFDWLDQWAKGGNKKPTGPAVVPVAKEAH
- a CDS encoding SET domain-containing protein, giving the protein MPAPTTKKPSSRKMPTLSPQPFVLRPSSIQGQGAFATRPIRKGARIIEYVGQRISQAEADERYDDTSMSRHHTFLFNVDEDTVIDAAYEGNDARFINHSCDPNCQAFLEGDRIYIYALRPIAEGEELCYDYAYDRTEDMGEEEEQLYVCRCGAATCRGTILAPSEEEKAPAPRKKSPVKASKKKSSGSARKPPVNTRKGKSSARSGRSGPGTGTKSRSGTRAARG